TTCCAATAGTTGGTGTTCGGGTGATAAGAAGAACTTTGCACGGAATGTAACTATTGGCTTTATCAAGACTAAGGAATTGGAAATTATTATAGCCTCATTTGGAACAATCTGGAGATATATTTTGACATTGATTCATGAAGTTCAAGGCTATACTCATCCCAATGATTTAGTCTAGTTATTAAAATCTTATTTCCAATTTCCCTTAGAGTAAGGTCTTTAATATTTTGGCTTAATTTACTCTATCAGTGGATAGAGATTTTTTTGATTGAAGGATTGTCTACCTTCAATTTTATCTGTTGTATTACATTTTGTTTGAATGATTAATATAAcagtagtaaaaaaaaaaaattatctaaatTGATTTGTGTgaaatataaatgtaattattattaaataataataaattgattTGGGTTTGCCCTTTTCAAAAACCCAAAATCCGCACCCAAACCCACCCGATACCCGATGTACATCCCTACCTGAATtacaaactatacaaaaaatgcTCCATATCAACTACTAATAATATTTAACACAAATATGAAATATGGTTTTAATTCTGTTGaaatatgcattactcatcccATTCATCTTTCCTTAGTTTCTTTATATAAACAAAAACTTCACTCTTGGAATAAAAATTTCCCTGAATTCTTCATTAAAATGAGAAAGAAGAGCTTCAAAATAAAAGCAAGCAACTCATGATTGATAAATTATCTTTCATAACAAACTATCAAGATTTTTATAAGCACAAGAAGAAGAGAATAAAAAAACATTGCTATGTCTGAATCAAAATATGAAAATCTCACAAGTCAAAACTTCAAGAGTACCTATCTGAAAAATGCAAATGAGACTTCTAAATTGAAGTAACAGCAACAGAACAGAACCCATCATTCAAGTAATGAAAGTTACTAGTCACTTAAGCCTCAGTGATTGGATATTCGAACACAACATCCTTACCGGTAAGCTTCCTGTAAACACCCGATAATGTCTCCAGCTTGTACTCGGTGTTGTTGCGCTCCTTTGGATCAAGGTAAACCTGTCACACATACATTTCATCAGGGCTGTGATCTATCTATCAATTATGCGAAATTGGTAATGACAAATTTACTTTCTCATATATACCTTGATTATCTTGGAGCCATCAACTCGGTATCTAATCCGCTTGCCAACAATCTCAGCAGGATGAACAACATCCTCCAGAATGGCATCGTGGACAGCTGTAAGTGTACGGGTACGAGGACGCTGGGCAGCAGAGCCTTTCTTTGGTGGCCTCACAATCCTTCGGGTTGCAACAATGACAACATCCTGTCATGTAATAACAAAGAAAAACATTCGTTTCATGACGAAATCAAAACCATCATGTTAAAAAACTTCGAACAATTCAATATGTTACCTTTCCACTGAACTTCTTCTCCAACTCCCTAACAAGACGCAAATGAATTTTTCGGAAACCCTTCCTCAATCGGTAGGGAACATAGATAACTACAGCCTTGCGGTTTCCAGAGATATCTACTTGGcttgtataaaaaaataaacaaactccAATTTAGTAAAAGTTCCTAACAAAAATATGAAGCAAAAACCCCATAAAATACTTACATAGCTGAGTTGATGTAAAGATCTTTCAAATCACTTTTCAGTTCCTGGTTAGTGTTCTCCAAATCAAACAGGTTCTGCAACATATCAAGACCGATAAATTCAGTATGATAAACACTATAAAACGatacaaaaaatacatacatacatatatcatataaacatatattattATACCTGTGCAACTGTTTCTTCAAACTCAGTAGGCTCGGCATTGTTATCCTTGAGGATCTTCTTCTTTGTTGAATACATTCTTGCTAACCTACATACACAGTAGTGATAATTACTCATTATGATATCAAGTTCAATCTAAACTAAAATtactcaaattatttaaaataaacaaacataaagcaagAACAAACTTGTTCATGACTTGTATAACAATAAACAAACAATAACTTACTTAGTAATCttgataaaatttttatatatttacaatATCAAAAAACAAACTCATTGAGATCACATAAACACCAAAAATTGAACAAACAGAAATttgtttcagaaaaaaaatattaatgaacCAAGAAAATCAAACGAGGATGGAACTAACTGGATCGAAACTTGTTGCCTGAGATTTTCCCAAATTAGAGTTGAAGAGAAAACAAAAAATGAAATGAGTAGAGATTAGAGTTGAAGATAGCATAGCATAGAATACCTTAGAGAAAGGGAAGCAGCCTTGCCTGGTTTTGCCTGAGTTCAGTAAATAGAAGAGGAAGAAGGTCTGGTGCAGTtttagggttagggttagggtgttacgagagagagagaatgaaagTAATATATGGCCCGGGTTGGGCTCAATGGGCCACAAAACAAGCAGCCCGTTTCTGACCCAACAGACGGGTTTCATTTTTTTCTATTGTTGGGCTGAAGGCCCATAAATTAATAGGATACAAATCCGGGGAATTTTCATTTTATAATATGATTAtggaaatttttttagaaaaatgttAAAAGAAAACATGGGGAAAACAATTTATATgttttaattactttttttttttaagtttgataatatatatatatttttaaaaaataattatatttttacacaaaaagtataaaagttaataaatttttaatatttttccatCTTCAACAACAAAGGTTTGGATCTCGGGTTCGGgtatgagtttgggttcgtTATAAGTAGTCCATGAACTATTcacaatattataaattaatcatTTTGTGAAGTTTTTTTACACGTGGCAAACAAAATGATGACATGACTACTTACCTAATTACTACATCACGTGATGTGCGACTTCTTGCTTTTTCAAATAACCATATCGACATTGAGATAAACTCTCCCAATCTCCCTGTATGGCGTTTAACTGGTCTCTATGGAGAACCAAATCGCAGCCTTCGTTTCAAGACTTGGCAGCTTATTACCACTCTTTCCTCTGAATCCCAGCTTCCATGGTGTATAATCGGCGACATTAATAACATAGGCAATCAAAATGAGAAAAGAGGAGGCCGGTTGTACCCGAATTCGCTGATCGAAGGCTTCCAAAATGTCCTGAGTAATTGTAGTTTGATCGATATGGACCTTCGTGGCCATCCTTACACCTGGGAACGTGGCAAAGGAACAAGTAACTGGGTTGAGATACGCCTTGATAAAGCTCTTGTCTCCTCTCTCTGGCTTCAATCTTTCCCGTCGGCAACCCTTTCAAATGGAGAAGTCTCTTCGTCCGATCACCTGCCCATCTTTCTTGAGCCTTCCCCTGCGATTGTCACTGGTCTGGTGCATCAATTCAGGTTCGAAAATGCATGGACCAGGGAGCCTCTTTGTGCAGAAATTATCAAATCCTGCTGGGAAAATAATTCTCAATTGAGTCTTCAAGGTAAAATAACAATCTGCAGCAAAGCTTTATCTGAATGGGGAAAGAACATAACCTGCAATTTCAAAAAAAGAATTCGTGACAGTAAAGCAAAACTTGCTTCTCTTCAAGGTAACTCTGATCCTTCCTCTATTGTCAATTTCGGCCATGAACAAAATAACTATTTTGAAATTCTAGCACAACAAGAATTATACTGGAAGCAGCGGTCGAAGCAGTTTTGGTTACACAGTGGGgacaaaaattctaaattttttcATGCTATGGCTAGCACCCGAAAACGCAGCAACAACATACAATACCTTCAAAATAATTCTGGTGTGTGGACAGCCTGGAATAGTGGTCTTGAAGAGGTAATTGTCAATTATTTTACCAACATTTATACTGCTGGGAATGTCAATTATAACCAGGTTGTAAGTGGCATTAATAGTTCAATCTCCACTGCCCAAAATGCTGAGTTACTCAAGCCGATTACTAGTGATGAAGTGCGCTTGGCTCTTTTTCAAATGCACCCCGATAAGGCACCGGGGCCTGACGGTATGGGTCCTGGCTTTTTTCAGAAACATTGGAATATTGTTGGTTCAGACTTGATCTCTACTGCTTGTGATTTCTTTGAATCATGTACTTTTTCCTGTAATTTCAATGACACCAATTTGGTGTTGGTTCCCAAGAAGAAGTCTCCAACTACTATGAGTGATCTCCGCCCTATTGCTCTGTGTAATGTCTCTTATAAAGTGATCGCGAAGGTCCTTGCTAACCGCATGAAGCTTATTATTGACCAAATTATCTCTCCCACTCAGAGTGCATTCATCCCGGGGCGCTTAATTTCTGACAACATCATGATTGCTTTTGAGGTAATGCACTATCTAAAAAGGAAGGTTCATGGTAAGAAAGGTTATATGGCGTTAAAGCTTGATATGAGCAAAGCCTATGATCGAGTTGAATGGGGATACTTAAGAGCTGTTATGCTTCAAATGGGTTTTGACCAACGGTGGGTCGACTTGATTATGACTTGTGTTTCTAGTGTGCGGTACTCTATCTTTCATAACGGTCATGTTATGGGGCCAATCACTCCAACCCGGGGAATCCGCCAAGGGGATCTGCTTTCCACCTACTTGTTCATAATCTGCGCGGAAGGTTTCTCGGCTCTTATCTCTCGGTTTGAAAGAGAGCGGTTGTTACAAGGGTGTCGTGTTGCTCAAGGTGCGCCCGTTATTTCTCATATGCTGTTTGCTGATGATAGCTATGTTTTTTGTCAAGCTAATAATGGTGCTGCTGGTAGCATCCTATCCCTTCTTCGGCAATTTGAATCTGCGTCTGGTCAGCAAATAAATTTGGGTAAGTCATCTGTTTTCTTCAGTCCAAATGTTCATGGTCATCTTCGCAATAGCATCTGCTCTATGCTCCATATGCCTGAAGCTTCTGAAAACAGCCTTTATCTGGGTCTCCCCAACATAATTGGGAGAAACAAAAATGCTATTCTTGGTTTTCTGAAGAATAAGGTTCTGAACAGAATTAATAGCTGGACTGGTAAGCTGCTATCTAGTGCGGGGAAGGAGATTCTCTTAAAAACAGTGGTTCAATCTCTTCCCACTTATGCTATGAGCGTCTTCCTTATTCCCCTTGGTACTTGTGATGAGATTGAGAAACTAATGGCTCGTTTTTGGTGGAAAACTACAAGCAGCAAAGGCAATGGTATTATTTGGATGAATTGGGATCGTCTTTCTCGTCCAAAAGAAGCTGGCGGTTTAGGCTTCCGCCTTCTCCATGATTTTAATCTGGCTATGCTAGCTAAGCAGGGCTGGCGGTTCCTGTGTCACTCTGACTCCCTTGCCTCCAAGATCTTCAAAGCACGCTATTTTCCCTATGATGATTTTCTTTCAGCTGACTTGGGCCGAAATCCTAGTTATGTTTGGCGCAGCATTTGGAGTTCCAAAGACTTGGTCCGACAGGGTGTTAGACGCACTATAGGTACTGGTTCCTCAACGAGTATTTTGCACCATCCTTGGCTCCCTGATGCTAGTAATCCTTACATCACCTCTTCCCATGTTGGCCTAATTGGACATAAGGTCAGTTCTCTTTTTTCGATGGATGACAGAAGTTGGGACGTAGAGTTAGTCCGTGACATGTTCAATGATAGGGatgctaatttaatttaaagTATTCCTCTAAGCTTCTCGGCTTCTTCTGACTTCTGGTCTTGGTCTGATGAAAGCACTGGTCAATTCTCTGTTAAAAATGCTTATGGTATTCTTCAGGCTTCAAAAGATCCAAGAACGGGTAATAACAACTCAGGATTTTGGCAAAAATTATGGCAATTAAAGATCCCGCCGAAGGTCAGGAATTTCTTATGGCGTGCTGCGTCTGGGACTTTGCCGACTTGTGTCAATCTCAGAACTAAACATGTTGATGTTCCCTCACTTTGCCCCGTCTGTTGTGCTGTACCTGAAACTATCTCTCATATTCTCCTCTCTTGCTCCTTTGCTACTTCCTGTTGGAATCATATGGGTCTTCCTGTTGGGCTCTCTCTTGACCTCTCCTTTGCTAGTTGGTTGGATGGGCTCTTCCACTCCCTTGATGCTGATCGGGTCTGCTCACTTGTTATGGTTGGGTGGTCCTTATGGAAAGCACGAAATTCAATAGTTTGGAAGGACAAGGTTCTCACTGTTGCGAATGTTCTTACTTCGGCTCGCATTGCTCTTGATCATTGGCGTAAAGCTCAGGATAACACCTCTCTATCTTCAATCTACTCTAGTAGCTTTGATGATGGAGTTGAGCTCTGGTCTAAACCTGTAACAAATACAATCAAGGTTAATGTTGATGCTGCGATCTTTGCAAGTGATAACCAATATGGCTATGGTATGGTTGCCAGGGATGATTCGGGTTCTCTCATTGAAGCAAAAGCTCACTGTTTTCATGGTGCTTTCGGACCTGAAGTTGTAGAAATAATGGGGATCAAAGAGGCGTTGAGCTGGATCAAGCGTCAAGGTTGGCAACATGTTGAGCTCGAATCTAACAGTTTAGTCTCTATCCAGGCGATTCGCAATCATTCATCCCTCTGTTCCATCTTTGGGAATTTGGCTCAAGACTGTCATTCTCTTTTACTTTCTATGCctttaataaaaatttgtttTGTGAAACGATCAGCAAACCGTCTAGCACATGTTGTTGCTAGAATGTCTCGGTCCTTATCTGGTCGTATTATTTCTGTGTCTAATGCTCCAGCTGCTGTTATGGATGTATTGTATTCAGATTGTTAATTTAATGAAGTTGaaatttcatcaaaaaaaaaaaattactacatCACGTGTAtaatttaacattaaaaaaaataaaaaaaatatgcatttttaaaaaattattagactAAAAATCAATTAATGATTAAAGAAATTAGTAATActaaatcatttttttaaaattaattacacaTGTGGCGTTGATATGTAATTGACGTGGCAATTGGCTAAGCAGTCttgctattattttatttgtcacGTGTGAAAAAACTCGATAGAGCGACCAATTCCAGATCCGCGTCTAGGTCCGAGTCCCGAATCCTGGATTCCAGATTGGAGATTAGAGTTAACTCCAaatcctttgtaaatattataatataaattaatatgaaccatttttcataaattaaataatacaacctatattatattaaaaattttaatagtaATAATTAACACAGCACATTACTTTATCtaaacataatattatttattatttaatataataccaCCCTTATACATATACATTCTTATACGACCTCCAACATTTGACTTTAATGTGTACAATTATCCCTCCTACCAAACATATATAGAGATAATCTTGAGTGGAAATGAGTATCCAAAAGAATAAAAAACATGAAAGCCAAAAACTTTCCTCAAACTCTTTTGCCACCTCATCATAATCCTATTTTCCccttcattattttattttatttttcttaaaaaaaaggagataataaaaaaaaaaagttccctTTACTTAAAAGGaaccaaaccaaaaaaaaaaaaaaaaacataagccAAACTCAAAATCCCAAAATTGTTATAGCGTCCAAGCATTCCTAACATTACCTAAAAACATTTTCACTCTCTCAAACACAACACTCAATTCCATTCATTCAAATCCCATTATATATTGATAAAGATCCGATCTTTACTATCAAAAAgccaaagaaagaagaagaagaagatgtgtTGTGGAAGTAGGGTGTGCATGTTTTGCACGTGTGTAATTCTGGTGGTAGTTCTGATCGGATTGTTGTTCGGTTTCGGAGTTTTTAAGAATGGGTTTCACAAGATTAAGGATACTGTCGATTATTCCTCCTCCGCCGGAGCCACCGCAAATGGAAGACCTTTCTTCCCTTACTATGCTCCTCCACCCTTCTAATTAATCAATCATTATTGTAttaaagattctttctttctttcttttaaatttggcttctttttccctttattatgttttttttttttaattatataaatttgatTGAATGTTATTATATTTCTATTTGTTTCAATCAATGCTTTATTTTGGTATGCAATAGATTCAAAATTGATTCTTTTGGCAATTTGAGAAAAGGGATTTTTGAATTCAAGTTTATAAAGTGGTTGATTTAATTTTGCTTAGAAACCAATTCACTATCTTTATGAGAGGTTATAAAGTTGGCTGCAGCTGCATAATTCTAAATTC
This Cannabis sativa cultivar Pink pepper isolate KNU-18-1 chromosome 6, ASM2916894v1, whole genome shotgun sequence DNA region includes the following protein-coding sequences:
- the LOC115724880 gene encoding small ribosomal subunit protein eS7 — its product is MYSTKKKILKDNNAEPTEFEETVAQNLFDLENTNQELKSDLKDLYINSAIQVDISGNRKAVVIYVPYRLRKGFRKIHLRLVRELEKKFSGKDVVIVATRRIVRPPKKGSAAQRPRTRTLTAVHDAILEDVVHPAEIVGKRIRYRVDGSKIIKVYLDPKERNNTEYKLETLSGVYRKLTGKDVVFEYPITEA
- the LOC115724883 gene encoding uncharacterized protein LOC115724883; translation: MCCGSRVCMFCTCVILVVVLIGLLFGFGVFKNGFHKIKDTVDYSSSAGATANGRPFFPYYAPPPF